In a single window of the Streptomyces sp. CGMCC 4.7035 genome:
- a CDS encoding ROK family transcriptional regulator: MAEAPRLTESASAVFAVLAQAGSATRPQLASLAGLSKPTVSSAVAELESARLAAHSGTASSGTGRSAAVYRLGPAAGAVLAVDLGPALTRVRGCALDGTLLAEATASRADAADAVREALAALPAGAPLRSIVVAVGDVTARDRQGSGMRPATAKAGPVFDAMAVALPPGIPVDLENNVNCAALAELHEGAAQGRNTFGYLRIGVGIGLGIVVGGQVLRGSNGAAGELARLPYPWDDGREPRREALEEYIGARSLLRRAREAWGDRDGPCPRTTERLFALAGEGRLTARAVVDRHAVDVGRLAAAVTAVLDPGLLVLGGSTGAFPQLLPGVRAELERLSWPTEVVSSQVGDLGTVVGAARLAVARGVQTVTEAARTKD, translated from the coding sequence GTGGCGGAAGCCCCCCGCCTGACCGAGAGCGCGAGCGCGGTGTTCGCCGTACTGGCCCAGGCGGGCAGCGCGACCCGGCCGCAGCTCGCGAGCCTGGCGGGCCTGTCCAAGCCGACGGTGTCCTCCGCCGTGGCGGAACTGGAGAGCGCCCGACTGGCAGCGCACTCCGGGACCGCCTCCAGCGGCACCGGCCGCTCCGCCGCCGTCTACCGTCTCGGGCCGGCCGCCGGCGCCGTCCTGGCCGTCGACCTCGGCCCCGCCCTGACCAGGGTCAGGGGCTGCGCCCTGGACGGCACCCTGCTCGCCGAGGCCACCGCCTCCCGTGCGGACGCCGCCGACGCCGTGCGCGAGGCGCTCGCCGCGCTCCCCGCGGGCGCCCCGCTGCGCTCCATCGTCGTCGCCGTCGGTGACGTCACCGCCCGCGACCGGCAGGGCAGCGGCATGCGCCCGGCCACCGCCAAGGCCGGTCCGGTCTTCGACGCCATGGCCGTGGCCCTGCCCCCGGGCATCCCCGTCGACCTGGAGAACAACGTCAACTGCGCCGCGCTCGCGGAACTGCACGAGGGCGCCGCCCAGGGCCGGAACACCTTCGGCTATCTGCGGATCGGCGTCGGTATCGGTCTCGGCATCGTCGTCGGCGGCCAGGTGCTGCGCGGATCGAACGGCGCCGCCGGTGAGCTGGCGAGACTGCCCTACCCCTGGGACGACGGCCGTGAGCCGCGCCGGGAGGCCTTGGAGGAGTACATCGGCGCGCGGTCGCTGCTGCGCCGGGCCAGGGAGGCCTGGGGGGACCGGGACGGGCCGTGCCCGCGCACCACCGAGCGGCTCTTCGCCCTCGCCGGGGAGGGCCGGCTCACCGCCCGTGCCGTCGTGGACCGCCATGCCGTCGACGTGGGCCGGCTGGCCGCCGCGGTGACGGCCGTACTGGATCCCGGGCTGCTCGTCCTGGGCGGCAGCACCGGGGCGTTTCCGCAGCTCCTGCCTGGTGTGCGGGCCGAGCTGGAGCGGCTGAGCTGGCCCACCGAAGTGGTCAGCAGCCAGGTCGGTGATCTCGGCACCGTCGTGGGCGCGGCACGGCTCGCGGTCGCCAGAGGAGTCCAAACCGTGACCGAGGCGGCGCGGACGAAGGATTGA
- a CDS encoding extracellular solute-binding protein, producing the protein MTTVGVRRSRRLGRGGMRRLLPLAAVATAGGLLLSACGSGSDSGGNSKSLTFWISTVPGQDAGWKKLVEQYKKEAGVAVKLVNIPYDGYTTKLKNAAQANSLPDVAAVPSLDPIWSNKLIDLSSIVSTKSNNINPNFLAKDSSGKVLSIPSDVTASGLYINETLFKKAGVAFPTSPQKTWTWTDFINAANKVREKTGAKYSLTFDNSPSRLRAMVYEMGGQYVHADSSGKFSVDDATKKAVNTFVGMNDDKTMPKSVWTSGADPSAMFQSGDVVAYWSGVWQVAAFADSIKKFDWASVPTPAQPVQASDVNAGGMMVGFNNNGDAATAAQKFLSWVYEPDHYRELCEASGFLPVESGLNPKYPFTSEAAQAAFKLYNEEIPLYAPISGYFNNAQTDWVLKGKSLTEDPTKTELAKAINGQQSADKALENIVAGYNQQVGGAS; encoded by the coding sequence ATGACCACTGTGGGTGTGCGGCGCTCCCGCCGACTCGGCCGCGGCGGTATGCGCCGCCTCCTTCCTCTCGCTGCCGTGGCTACGGCGGGTGGGCTGCTGCTCTCCGCCTGCGGGTCGGGATCCGACTCGGGCGGCAACTCCAAGTCGCTGACGTTCTGGATCTCCACGGTTCCGGGGCAGGACGCGGGCTGGAAGAAGCTGGTGGAGCAGTACAAGAAGGAGGCCGGCGTCGCCGTCAAGCTCGTCAACATTCCCTACGACGGGTACACGACCAAGCTGAAGAACGCCGCGCAGGCGAACTCCCTGCCCGACGTGGCGGCCGTGCCGTCGCTGGACCCGATCTGGTCGAACAAGCTGATCGACCTCAGCTCCATCGTCAGCACCAAGAGCAACAACATCAACCCCAACTTCCTCGCCAAGGACTCGTCCGGGAAGGTGCTGTCCATACCTTCGGACGTCACCGCGTCCGGCCTGTACATCAACGAGACGCTGTTCAAGAAGGCCGGCGTCGCCTTCCCGACCTCGCCCCAGAAGACCTGGACCTGGACCGACTTCATCAATGCGGCGAACAAGGTCCGGGAGAAGACCGGCGCGAAGTACTCCCTGACGTTCGACAATTCGCCGTCCCGGCTCCGCGCCATGGTGTACGAGATGGGCGGGCAGTACGTCCACGCGGACTCCTCCGGCAAGTTCTCGGTGGACGATGCGACCAAGAAGGCCGTGAACACCTTCGTCGGAATGAACGACGACAAGACCATGCCGAAGTCGGTGTGGACCAGCGGCGCCGACCCGTCCGCCATGTTCCAGAGCGGTGATGTGGTCGCCTACTGGTCCGGCGTGTGGCAGGTTGCCGCCTTCGCCGACAGCATCAAGAAGTTCGACTGGGCGAGCGTCCCGACTCCCGCCCAGCCGGTGCAGGCCAGCGACGTCAACGCCGGCGGCATGATGGTGGGCTTCAACAACAACGGCGACGCGGCGACCGCAGCGCAGAAGTTCCTGTCCTGGGTGTACGAGCCGGACCACTACCGCGAGCTGTGTGAGGCGTCCGGCTTCCTGCCCGTCGAGAGCGGTCTGAACCCGAAGTACCCCTTCACCTCCGAGGCGGCGCAGGCGGCGTTCAAGCTGTACAACGAGGAGATCCCGCTCTACGCCCCGATCTCGGGTTACTTCAACAACGCGCAGACGGACTGGGTGCTGAAGGGCAAGAGCCTCACCGAGGACCCGACCAAGACGGAACTCGCCAAGGCGATCAACGGTCAGCAGTCGGCCGACAAGGCCCTGGAGAACATCGTGGCCGGCTACAACCAGCAGGTCGGCGGCGCATCGTAG
- a CDS encoding carbohydrate ABC transporter permease has translation MTKRASDASASPPRRRSKYTLAPLVLIAANVVLFALFFVWPAVIGLVYSFTNYTGVGAFQFIGLDNYHKLFGDSTFYDALTRTLLYALLFVPLNFALSLLTANLLVSKHAKGGSVARVIFFIPWLLSPIVVGVLWRWLFGENFGLVNYLIEKLGGSAVPWQSNADLSLLVVVMAASWMWTGFSMLLFIAAIKNVPVSYYEAASLDGAGPWRQFFSITLPSIAPTSFIVILLNTINAMKEYPVFVALNNGGPGTSNNLLVQYIYETGFKRGQIGYASAASFVLMIILMAVAIIQLIVNRRVENR, from the coding sequence ATGACAAAACGCGCCTCGGACGCGTCCGCGAGCCCGCCCAGGAGACGCAGTAAGTACACCCTTGCGCCGCTCGTCCTCATCGCGGCCAATGTCGTGCTCTTCGCGCTGTTCTTCGTCTGGCCGGCGGTGATCGGGCTCGTTTACTCCTTCACGAACTACACGGGTGTGGGGGCGTTCCAGTTCATCGGACTGGACAACTACCACAAGCTGTTCGGGGACTCCACCTTCTACGACGCGCTGACGCGGACCCTGCTGTACGCCCTGCTCTTCGTTCCGCTGAACTTCGCGCTCTCGCTGCTCACCGCCAACCTCCTGGTGAGCAAGCACGCCAAGGGCGGGTCGGTCGCCCGCGTCATCTTCTTCATACCGTGGCTTCTGTCGCCCATCGTCGTGGGTGTCCTGTGGCGGTGGCTGTTCGGTGAGAACTTCGGACTGGTCAACTACCTCATAGAGAAGCTCGGCGGAAGTGCCGTTCCCTGGCAGTCGAACGCGGACCTGTCGCTGCTGGTGGTGGTGATGGCGGCGTCCTGGATGTGGACGGGCTTCTCGATGCTGCTGTTCATCGCGGCGATCAAGAACGTACCGGTGTCGTACTACGAGGCGGCCTCGCTCGACGGCGCCGGCCCATGGCGCCAGTTCTTCAGCATCACGCTGCCGAGCATCGCACCCACCTCGTTCATCGTGATCCTGCTCAACACGATCAACGCGATGAAGGAATACCCGGTGTTCGTCGCCCTCAACAACGGCGGACCCGGAACGTCGAACAACCTGCTTGTCCAGTACATCTATGAGACCGGCTTCAAGCGGGGCCAGATCGGCTACGCGAGCGCCGCGTCGTTCGTGCTCATGATCATCCTGATGGCCGTCGCGATCATCCAGCTGATCGTCAACCGGCGGGTGGAGAACCGATGA
- a CDS encoding carbohydrate ABC transporter permease has product MTTTDMARPVDAGSGRGVSKKGRRDAGRGGLRQAVSATTLLWILACLYGLPVLWFILSSLKPASDLFSYPLTLVPHNPTLSGYLTAWRSANFAQYFINTATVCVITTILTVGASCCTGYALAKYDNKWLKAFFVCILATTMLPGEVMLAPEFLVVRNLGLYNSFTGIILPAVLTATGCFMFRQFFLTVPDELVEAARIDGARELSIFLRIMVPISRPIMLTLAILSFQWRWNDYIWPLLMLNDPNKFTVQIGIQSIVGAQNINWSVLLGASVISMIPLIAIFLVFQRYVMGADINAGLKD; this is encoded by the coding sequence ATGACAACCACAGACATGGCACGCCCGGTCGACGCCGGTTCCGGACGAGGCGTCTCCAAGAAGGGGCGCCGCGACGCGGGCCGTGGTGGGCTCCGGCAGGCGGTGTCCGCGACGACACTGCTGTGGATCCTGGCGTGCCTCTACGGCCTGCCGGTGCTGTGGTTCATCCTCAGCTCCCTCAAGCCGGCCAGCGACCTGTTCTCCTATCCGCTGACGCTGGTTCCGCACAACCCCACCCTGTCGGGTTACCTCACGGCGTGGCGCAGCGCCAACTTCGCCCAGTACTTCATCAACACGGCCACCGTCTGCGTGATCACCACGATCCTCACCGTGGGAGCCAGCTGCTGCACCGGGTACGCGCTGGCCAAGTACGACAACAAGTGGCTCAAGGCATTCTTCGTCTGCATCCTCGCCACCACGATGCTGCCGGGCGAGGTCATGCTCGCCCCGGAGTTCCTGGTGGTCCGCAACCTCGGCCTCTACAACTCGTTCACCGGCATCATCCTCCCGGCCGTGCTCACCGCGACCGGATGCTTCATGTTCCGCCAGTTCTTCCTGACGGTCCCCGACGAACTCGTGGAAGCCGCGCGCATCGACGGCGCCCGCGAACTGTCGATCTTCCTGCGGATCATGGTGCCGATCTCCCGGCCCATCATGCTGACCCTCGCCATCCTGTCCTTCCAGTGGCGGTGGAACGACTACATCTGGCCGCTGCTGATGCTGAACGACCCCAACAAGTTCACCGTGCAGATCGGCATCCAGAGCATCGTCGGCGCGCAGAACATCAACTGGTCGGTACTGCTCGGCGCATCGGTCATCTCCATGATCCCCCTGATCGCCATCTTCCTGGTCTTCCAGCGCTACGTCATGGGCGCCGACATCAACGCCGGACTGAAGGACTGA
- a CDS encoding nucleoside/nucleotide kinase family protein encodes MTFDDLLKRAASLARPGRRAVLGITGSPGAGKTTLAEHVVRELNGTGDPWVAHVPMDGFHLADVELDRLGRRERKGAPDTFDAAGYAALLRRLHEEEDGETVYAPGFERVLEQPIAGTIPVPPTARLVVTEGNYLLLDTGAWARVRPLLDEVWFCELDEAERIRRLVTRHEEFGKDHDAAAAWVLGTDQRNADLVATTRDRADLVVPGTALPAPYARPAAGAPA; translated from the coding sequence ATGACTTTCGACGACCTCCTCAAGCGGGCCGCGTCGCTGGCCCGCCCCGGCCGCCGTGCGGTCCTCGGCATCACCGGCAGCCCGGGAGCGGGCAAGACGACGCTCGCCGAGCACGTGGTCCGCGAACTGAACGGGACCGGGGACCCGTGGGTGGCGCACGTCCCCATGGACGGCTTCCACCTGGCCGACGTCGAGCTGGACCGCCTGGGCCGCCGCGAACGCAAGGGCGCGCCCGACACGTTCGACGCGGCCGGGTACGCGGCGCTGCTGCGGCGTCTGCACGAGGAGGAGGACGGCGAGACCGTCTACGCGCCCGGTTTCGAGCGGGTGCTGGAGCAGCCGATCGCGGGCACGATCCCGGTACCGCCGACGGCGCGGCTCGTGGTCACGGAAGGCAACTACCTCCTCCTTGACACGGGGGCCTGGGCACGGGTCCGCCCGCTGCTCGACGAGGTGTGGTTCTGCGAACTCGACGAGGCGGAGCGCATCCGTCGGCTCGTCACGCGTCACGAGGAGTTCGGCAAGGATCACGACGCGGCGGCGGCGTGGGTGCTGGGCACGGACCAGCGCAACGCGGACCTGGTCGCGACGACCCGGGACCGGGCGGACCTGGTGGTACCGGGGACGGCACTCCCGGCGCCGTACGCGCGGCCGGCTGCCGGCGCACCGGCCTGA
- a CDS encoding ANTAR domain-containing protein — protein sequence MSESPLTEHGDSAEQARLRAEVRHLRARLRAHPLISEAQGMLRERYALPDSESAFALLQRASQQYNVKLRTLAGALTAVPRPDPRQSLWFPRRARHAEPRLTFDRTGRAGPGNRGAVLGAVLGQTLAVIDAGMGNVQTADRTDGGLRIEKHTGLTPDFVDFFGHVGKDGTSCALAARNVAQVTVQDVATDPVFTEPAREAILRAGSHACHSVPLTTASGVCVGMVSAHLDHRIKGLTTAQTKALDIVGGEAGAWLAWYDRTVVLDALEYLHALGRGHTGRRVRRS from the coding sequence ATGAGCGAGTCGCCACTGACGGAGCACGGTGACAGCGCGGAGCAGGCACGGCTGCGCGCCGAGGTCCGCCATCTGCGGGCCCGGTTGCGTGCCCATCCGCTGATCTCCGAAGCCCAGGGCATGCTGCGGGAACGCTACGCGCTGCCGGACTCCGAGAGCGCGTTCGCTCTCCTCCAGCGCGCCTCGCAGCAGTACAACGTGAAGCTGCGCACCCTGGCAGGAGCCCTGACCGCCGTTCCGCGCCCGGACCCGCGCCAGTCCCTGTGGTTTCCCCGGCGTGCCCGCCACGCCGAACCCCGACTGACCTTCGACCGGACGGGGCGGGCCGGGCCGGGCAACCGGGGCGCCGTGCTCGGCGCGGTCCTCGGTCAAACCCTCGCCGTCATCGACGCCGGCATGGGCAACGTACAGACGGCCGACCGCACGGACGGCGGTCTGCGCATCGAGAAGCACACCGGACTCACCCCCGACTTCGTCGACTTCTTCGGCCACGTCGGTAAGGACGGCACCTCCTGCGCGCTCGCCGCACGCAACGTCGCCCAGGTCACCGTCCAGGACGTGGCGACGGACCCCGTGTTCACCGAACCCGCCCGCGAGGCCATTTTGCGGGCGGGCAGTCACGCCTGCCACAGCGTGCCGCTGACCACCGCCTCCGGAGTGTGCGTGGGCATGGTCTCGGCCCACTTGGACCACCGGATCAAGGGGCTGACGACGGCTCAGACCAAGGCGCTCGACATCGTCGGCGGCGAGGCGGGCGCGTGGCTGGCCTGGTACGACCGCACGGTGGTGCTGGACGCTCTGGAGTATCTGCACGCGCTCGGTCGAGGCCACACCGGCAGGAGGGTCAGACGCTCCTGA
- a CDS encoding HAD family hydrolase: MTELGLPDDIQACLFDLDGVITKTAVVHAAAWKQTFDTFLRRRDGASYRPFDDVTDYDEYVDGRPRADGVRTFLASRGIHLPEGDPDDPPGRQTVHGLGNRKNELLLELIRTRGVQAYEGTIRYVEAVRAAGLRTAVVSSSANCRDVLRSIGAERLFDVRIDGIVAAERHLPGKPHPDTFLAAAHDLGVEPKAAAVFEDALAGMDAGHSGHFGFVVGVDRVGQADALRAHGADIVVRDLAELGERP; encoded by the coding sequence ATGACAGAGCTCGGTCTTCCGGACGACATCCAGGCCTGCCTCTTCGACCTCGACGGGGTCATCACCAAGACCGCCGTCGTCCACGCGGCCGCGTGGAAGCAGACGTTCGACACCTTCCTGCGTCGGCGGGACGGGGCCTCCTACCGCCCCTTCGACGACGTCACCGACTACGACGAGTACGTCGACGGGCGCCCCCGCGCCGACGGCGTCCGCACCTTCCTCGCCTCCCGGGGCATCCATCTGCCCGAGGGCGACCCCGACGACCCGCCCGGCCGGCAGACTGTGCACGGCCTCGGCAACCGCAAGAACGAGCTGCTCCTGGAGCTGATCCGCACCCGTGGCGTGCAGGCGTACGAGGGCACGATCCGTTACGTCGAGGCCGTGCGTGCCGCCGGGCTGCGCACGGCGGTGGTCTCGTCCAGCGCCAACTGCCGCGACGTCCTGAGGTCGATCGGCGCGGAACGCCTCTTCGACGTACGCATCGACGGGATCGTGGCCGCCGAGCGGCACCTGCCGGGCAAACCGCACCCGGACACCTTCCTCGCCGCCGCCCACGACCTCGGTGTGGAGCCGAAGGCCGCCGCCGTCTTCGAGGACGCGCTCGCGGGCATGGACGCCGGGCACTCCGGTCATTTCGGGTTCGTGGTCGGCGTGGACCGCGTCGGCCAGGCGGACGCCCTGCGCGCCCACGGCGCCGACATCGTCGTACGGGATCTCGCGGAACTGGGGGAGCGGCCGTGA
- a CDS encoding glycoside hydrolase family 65 protein, translating to MITHTSYAVDPWTLRERGLHLDVLAQSESVFALSNGHVGWRGNLDEGEPHGLPGAYLNGVHEIHPLPYAEAGYGYPESGQTVINVTNGKIIRLLVDDEPFDLRYGRLRSHERVLDLRTGLLTRTCEWTSPAGSTVRVRSTRLVSFTQRAIAAVAYEVEAVGGPARVVVQSELVANEQLPEHGGDPRAAVVLQSPLEAEEHFAKNGRLRLVHRTRRSGLRVGAAADHVVGGPDPTTTESEATDDLARLTVASSLAPGERLRVEKFVSHGWSGTRSLPAVSDQVDAALAAAVSVGWSGLLTEQREFLDEFWARADVEIDGDEQIQQAVRFALFHVLQAGARAEQRAIPAKGLTGSGYDGHAFWDTEMFVLPLLTYTSPGAVAEALRWRRNTLPAARERAVQLGLRGGAFPWRTIEGSEGSAYWPAGTAAFHVNADIADAVVRYTAATGDERFERDTGVELLVETARLWRSLGHHDHHGTFHIDGVTGPDEYSAVADDNTYTNLMARANLLAAADAVERHPRRARELGVDDEESAAWRDAAEAMHVPYNAELGVHEQHAGFTRYQRWDFAGTRPDQYPLLLHFPYFDLYRKQVVKQADLVLAMYTCSPFFDAEHKARNFAYYEPLTVRDSSLSACCQAVVAAETGHLGLAYDYLHEAALMDLEDLEHNTRDGLHIASLAGTWVALVAGFGGLRHHGSRIEFAPRLPERFGRLAFTLEVLGRRLRVEIGRTTATYALRAGEPLTIHHHGEPFTLDADKPHTRDIPPLKSRPAPDQPPHRRPNHRDPEGS from the coding sequence GTGATCACCCATACGTCGTACGCCGTCGACCCCTGGACGCTGCGCGAACGCGGGCTGCACCTGGACGTCCTCGCGCAGAGCGAGTCCGTGTTCGCGTTGTCCAACGGGCATGTCGGGTGGCGCGGCAACCTCGACGAGGGCGAGCCGCACGGGCTGCCGGGCGCCTACCTGAACGGCGTCCACGAGATCCATCCGCTGCCCTACGCGGAGGCGGGATACGGCTATCCGGAGTCCGGGCAGACCGTCATCAACGTCACCAACGGCAAGATCATCCGTCTGCTCGTGGACGACGAGCCCTTCGACCTGCGCTACGGGCGGCTGCGCTCCCACGAACGCGTCCTGGACCTGCGCACCGGACTGCTCACGCGGACCTGCGAGTGGACCTCACCGGCCGGCTCGACGGTCCGGGTGCGGTCCACGCGGCTGGTCTCCTTCACCCAGCGCGCCATCGCCGCGGTCGCCTACGAGGTCGAGGCCGTCGGTGGACCGGCCCGGGTCGTGGTCCAGTCGGAGCTGGTGGCCAACGAGCAACTGCCCGAGCATGGCGGTGATCCGCGCGCCGCCGTCGTCCTTCAGTCGCCGTTGGAGGCGGAGGAGCACTTCGCCAAGAACGGCCGGCTGCGGCTGGTGCACCGCACGCGCAGGAGCGGCCTCAGGGTAGGCGCGGCCGCCGACCACGTCGTCGGCGGTCCCGATCCGACCACCACCGAGAGCGAGGCGACCGACGACCTCGCCCGCCTCACCGTCGCCTCCTCGCTCGCGCCCGGCGAGCGGCTGCGCGTGGAGAAGTTCGTCTCCCACGGCTGGTCCGGGACGCGTTCGCTGCCCGCGGTCAGTGACCAGGTGGACGCGGCGCTGGCCGCTGCCGTGAGCGTGGGCTGGTCCGGGCTCCTCACTGAACAGCGGGAGTTTCTCGACGAGTTCTGGGCCCGCGCGGACGTGGAGATCGACGGCGACGAGCAGATCCAGCAGGCCGTCCGCTTCGCGCTCTTCCATGTCCTGCAGGCCGGGGCCCGCGCCGAACAGCGCGCGATACCCGCCAAGGGGCTGACCGGCTCCGGGTACGACGGGCACGCGTTCTGGGACACCGAGATGTTCGTGCTGCCGCTGCTCACCTACACCTCGCCCGGCGCGGTCGCCGAGGCGCTGCGGTGGCGGCGGAACACGCTGCCCGCGGCCCGGGAACGGGCCGTCCAACTCGGGCTGCGCGGTGGGGCGTTCCCGTGGCGGACCATCGAGGGCTCGGAGGGGTCGGCGTACTGGCCGGCCGGCACCGCCGCCTTCCATGTGAACGCCGACATCGCCGACGCCGTCGTCCGCTACACGGCCGCCACCGGCGACGAGCGCTTCGAACGCGACACCGGGGTCGAACTGCTCGTGGAGACGGCCCGGTTGTGGCGCTCGCTCGGCCACCACGACCACCACGGCACCTTCCACATCGACGGGGTGACCGGCCCGGACGAGTACAGCGCCGTCGCCGACGACAACACGTACACCAACCTGATGGCCCGAGCGAACCTGCTGGCCGCCGCCGACGCCGTGGAACGCCATCCGCGGCGGGCCCGGGAACTGGGCGTGGACGACGAGGAGAGCGCGGCCTGGCGGGACGCCGCCGAGGCGATGCACGTCCCGTACAACGCCGAACTGGGCGTACACGAACAGCACGCCGGATTCACCCGCTATCAGCGGTGGGACTTCGCCGGGACCCGCCCCGACCAGTACCCGTTGCTGCTGCACTTCCCGTACTTCGACCTGTACCGCAAGCAGGTGGTCAAGCAGGCGGACCTGGTACTGGCGATGTACACGTGCAGCCCCTTCTTCGACGCGGAGCACAAGGCGCGCAACTTCGCCTACTACGAGCCGCTCACCGTGCGCGACTCATCCTTGTCCGCCTGCTGCCAGGCGGTCGTCGCGGCCGAGACGGGCCATCTCGGCCTCGCCTACGACTATCTGCACGAGGCCGCGCTGATGGATCTGGAGGACCTGGAGCACAACACGCGCGACGGCCTGCACATCGCGTCCCTGGCGGGTACATGGGTGGCGCTCGTCGCGGGCTTCGGCGGTCTGCGCCACCACGGGTCGAGGATCGAGTTCGCTCCGCGCCTGCCGGAGAGGTTCGGCCGTCTCGCCTTCACCCTGGAAGTCCTGGGCCGCCGACTACGGGTGGAGATCGGTCGTACGACGGCCACGTACGCGCTGCGGGCGGGGGAACCGCTGACGATCCACCACCACGGCGAACCGTTCACGCTCGACGCGGACAAGCCGCACACCCGCGACATCCCACCCCTCAAGTCCCGCCCGGCGCCGGACCAGCCGCCGCACCGGCGACCGAACCACCGGGATCCCGAGGGGAGTTGA
- a CDS encoding RNA-guided endonuclease InsQ/TnpB family protein codes for MQLRYAFRLDPTPGQRSALARAFGCARVVYNDAIAARERARAAGEAFPTAAVLSRTLVTEAKRTRERHWLGEVSAVVLQQSLRDAESAYRNFFASLKGARQGARVGAPRFKSRKDERQSVRFTANARWKFNETGRLLLPKIGEVKVRWSRTLPAIPSSVTVIKDAAGRYFASFVIDTDPEQDRTRFSEPDPGSALGIDLGLTHFAVLSDGTKIDSPRFLRRAEKKLKKAQRELSRKQKGSRSRAKARLKVARAHAKVADARREFHHQLSTRLIRENQAVAVEDLAVKGLARTRLAKSVHDAGWSRFVGMLEYKAKRYGRTFVKVGRFEPTSQVCSTCGHRDGPKPLHVREWVCTACGTLHDRDHNAAINVKHAAGLAVTACGAPVRPEPVLAQREETGSHGSPPDAHAA; via the coding sequence ATGCAGCTTCGGTATGCCTTCCGTCTCGATCCGACACCGGGTCAGCGCAGCGCGCTGGCCCGGGCGTTCGGGTGTGCGCGGGTGGTGTACAACGACGCGATCGCGGCGCGGGAGCGGGCGCGGGCGGCGGGGGAGGCGTTTCCGACCGCGGCGGTGCTGTCGAGGACGCTGGTCACCGAGGCGAAGAGGACCCGTGAGCGGCACTGGCTGGGCGAGGTGTCGGCGGTGGTGCTGCAGCAGTCGCTGCGGGATGCGGAGAGCGCGTACCGGAACTTCTTCGCTTCCCTGAAGGGAGCCCGCCAAGGGGCGCGGGTAGGGGCGCCCCGCTTCAAGTCCCGTAAGGACGAAAGGCAGTCGGTCCGGTTCACCGCGAACGCGCGCTGGAAGTTCAACGAGACCGGAAGGCTGTTGCTGCCGAAGATCGGCGAGGTGAAAGTGCGCTGGTCGCGCACGCTGCCCGCCATCCCCTCCAGCGTCACGGTGATCAAGGACGCGGCCGGGCGATACTTCGCCTCCTTCGTCATCGACACCGACCCGGAGCAGGACCGGACCCGCTTCAGCGAGCCGGACCCCGGCAGTGCCCTCGGCATCGACCTGGGCCTGACTCACTTCGCCGTCCTGTCCGACGGCACGAAGATCGACTCCCCGCGGTTCTTGCGCCGGGCGGAGAAGAAACTGAAGAAGGCCCAGCGGGAGCTGTCCCGCAAGCAGAAAGGATCCAGGAGCCGGGCCAAGGCCCGCCTGAAGGTCGCCCGCGCCCACGCCAAGGTCGCCGACGCGCGCCGCGAGTTCCATCACCAGCTCTCCACCCGGCTGATCCGCGAGAATCAAGCGGTCGCGGTGGAGGATCTGGCGGTCAAGGGCTTGGCGCGCACCCGGCTGGCCAAGAGCGTGCATGACGCGGGCTGGTCCCGGTTTGTGGGCATGCTGGAGTACAAGGCGAAGCGGTACGGCCGGACCTTCGTGAAGGTCGGCCGGTTCGAGCCCACCAGCCAGGTGTGCTCCACCTGCGGCCACCGCGACGGACCCAAACCCCTTCATGTGCGGGAATGGGTCTGCACCGCCTGCGGCACCCTCCACGACCGGGACCACAACGCCGCGATCAACGTCAAACACGCCGCCGGACTGGCGGTGACAGCCTGCGGAGCGCCGGTAAGACCAGAACCCGTTCTGGCGCAGCGCGAAGAAACAGGAAGCCACGGAAGCCCGCCCGATGCCCATGCCGCGTAG